GCCTCGCATCTCAAGACGCACCGTCGgctgcacacgggcgagaagccttTCAAGTGCACCTACTGTGACAAGTCCTTCACCCAGAAGGCCGGGCTCCTCGCACACGTTCGTCTGCACACCGGGGAGAGGCCGTTCAAGTGCGAGCAATGCGGTCAGGGGTTTCGTTTACTGTCGCTCCTGCTTTCTCACAAGGCCCAGGAGGCCTCCGGACGGGCCAGACCGGCATCGGGGCCGTCGCGCCACCAGCCTCAGAGGACGGAGAGCTGCTCGGAGGATCTGAAGTGCGGCGTCTGCTGCCGCACCTTCGTGCGCTCATCCTACATCCGGCTGCACATACGGCTCAACCGAGGTCAGCGACCTTATCACTCCAAAGTGTGCAACAAGACTTCACTTCTAGAGCCACAAGGTTGGGTGAAAGTTGaattatgatgatgataaatAATGTGCTGCATTTATGAGGCAAGTGTCTAATATGCTCATCTTAACCTCCCTCCTTGTTTGTTACATTGAATTGTAAAGATGCTCATCCTTGTACATTGCTTCTCTTACTTCTGTGTGCACATCTCTTCAGAGACGGGCTCCAGCTTGCTGTAAGTATGTATAGATTTTGTGTAAATTATTAATAGACAAGGGGACGACAGGAAGCCTGAAACACGGACTACATCTGGTATATCTGTGAACTTGTCCTTTACgttgacaaaaaagaaaagaagttgCAGTGGATTCTCATGTGGGCGACACGAAGAGCCCTGCAAACGTTTTCAGAGTGAACGGACGGCGGGGAACTGGCCACTTCAGGGTGAGACGAAGCACACTCCAGCACAATGAAGAGACGGTTTAACTCTGGCAGCCGCTGAGTTGTCGCATCCTCCAGAGCAGACTTTTGTTGTTGATGTACGGAAAGATAATTTGTCTGATATATGGTTAGTTGTcattattttcataacatgatttcataatgaataaaaagataATTTTGACTGGTAATGTCTGTCTTTATTTGCAACTCAACACTCAAGCATGCTGCCCAGTATTACCTGATTGCATTCACTTATTCGGGAATTATCGGTCAATGCGGAAGCCTTGGAAAAGGTTGTTTCCTTGTTGCACAGAAGTGAGTCCCAGCCAACATGGTGAGAGTTAAAGGGGGGGTAAGTAAACCATCATCTGCATGTCATGTGAAATTTCTATAACAAACCTGCTGTCCTGGGAAGACACTTCCTTTTGGCTTGCCTTTACTAAATAAACATTGCTAAATGATCAAGTAAGATTagcagtaaataaatgaaataaacgtGTTTCTCATTCAGACCTAATGATCAATATATCCAAATCAATTATGCTGAAGTGAGCAATtatgatggggcagtgatggACGATTTCAGAAATAATCCAGTTGATAAGATTTTCAggcttattttttttcagtttttttttttttttttttaagcattgtTCTTTTTCAATAGTGGATTAAAGGTTTCACAAAttaaaaaatctgttttaaagAATTTATTTCCTTATGTAATCCAGACAAGATCTTTGAATCGTGACCTGGTCCAAGTTGGTTGATGAGCTCTGATTTGGCTCTTTATTTGTCTAACTTTAGTCCAAATTTAGCAACATATCTATCCTGGAAGTCTTCACTCATGGTGAACGTGAAAAtgggaagaaaaataataagaaggtGAAACTGTCCTAAATAAACTTCATGATACAGAAACTTTGCTCACACATAACATACATCGAGAAAGCTCAATAACACACaagtaaataaaaagtacaaataaaCACATCTTCATACAGTATttcgttttatttttaaattttcaagtaagATCTCCACAAACCTAAAATAATGGTGGCAACAATCACTGGCCCTTTCTCAAATAACTGTAAACAAAGATTATCTAACTGAGCAAGTAGTCATAAACAATGAGctatcaaaaaacattttacttgactaaagtactaaaaaaaagtggattttagaaccaaataaaaaaaaagcatactGTTTATCAAAAACATTAAA
This DNA window, taken from Cololabis saira isolate AMF1-May2022 chromosome 6, fColSai1.1, whole genome shotgun sequence, encodes the following:
- the LOC133445593 gene encoding zinc finger protein 239-like, coding for MRVLPSGEQNPPERRTPKPERKFKCSTCGKYFHQSSHLVAHQIIHSGDRPFKCPECGKSFGRASHLKTHRRLHTGEKPFKCTYCDKSFTQKAGLLAHVRLHTGERPFKCEQCGQGFRLLSLLLSHKAQEASGRARPASGPSRHQPQRTESCSEDLKCGVCCRTFVRSSYIRLHIRLNRGQRPYHSKVCNKTSLLEPQETGSSLLKEVAVDSHVGDTKSPANVFRVNGRRGTGHFRVRRSTLQHNEETV